The Pieris rapae chromosome 11, ilPieRapa1.1, whole genome shotgun sequence nucleotide sequence GAAGGTCATCATCCTATTGACGTAGCAAGTGTACTGAAGCTGTATCTACGCTGTTTGCCAGAACCTCTTATCAGTGCAGAAGTTCAAGATTTGTTGTTACGATGCAGAGTTACTGCAGGGGGTGATGGCATGAAGTCAATTTTACACACCTTACTATTGTTGCCTGTGCTTCATGTACACTTGTTGCATTATATCATGGAGGTActgtttttacttatatttccTTTATCTATAATCTGTCTGGAATAGGCTTTCAAAAAGTGTTATTAGTCCTTTTGGTTGAATAGTTTCTCCAAATCTCCAATTACGAAATAAGATAATGTGCATACATTATCTTATAAAGCTGCAAGCATGTTTAACTAcagaataataatgataatatacatTGAAATCACTCATATCTCTACATTTTATCTTTCCAACATGATAATTTAGTCTTAATATAGACTGTGATTTTcttgatttaaaaaaccttACGCAAATCAACATACAAGAAAATTCACAACTggatcataattttaatacatttttcagttgCTCAACTTTATTTCATCAAGACACAAAGATAACTTAATGGACTCCTCCAACTTGGCAATTGTCTTAGCTCCCAGCATTATGCCCCTTCCTGCTGCAGCTACCGCTCAGAGACTTGAACATCATGTAGCTCTTgtaaaggtattttatttaattaaaaatcactaACATGTAAGCTCGTGATTTATAGAAATCAGCTGATTTGGAgaatactatatttttcagATATTCATAGAGAATTCAAAACATATTGGGTTACTAACTGATGAGCTTATGTCGCAACTGGATGATGATTCTGATATTCATCAAGTCAGACGGAAAAAGAGAAGAAGTGGATCACTTAACCGTAAGAAATTACTTATAGATTATAAATGTGAAGTTGAAATTATGTTGAAAGTATTATGGTTTACGCACATTTAATGCATTGcagtacaaattattttccaaagtgccacatgtatttaaaattttattcatgttatttgtaattttatctcatataattttgctttaattatTGAGTATTTTCTGAATATTATTCAGAGATTGGACTTGGGGCAAAGTATGACTGCCATACTATCTATATTAATCCTAAATGTGGATTTTAAGAGagttatttaatcaatatgattaaaataaaattgtatatttcaaattcaattacatacatcaaataataacaaagacCCTGTTccataacattattataaataattttactggtTGCATTTAGGTCTAGGATAATATCTGGCTAATTTGCCTAAGTACATATAAATCTGTCTTAGATTGGTTGCTACAATGCTAaggattattttaatgatctCAATCTCTAGGATTTAGAGTCTGTCCTTAGGGTTAAGAATGAGTAGAGTCTATATGAAGTGTTTTGAATTAGTTTTCATGGACATGCcaccttaaatttaaaaaaaaacaattacaacaaTTTAAGTGAGATAAAcgattaattgttttatacatttttggtTCCAGGTATGCTAAATGGTTTGCGTAAGATGGTATCGGGCAATGTCAACACACCAGCCACAGTCAAGGAGTATGATAAAACTCCAGTGCTTAATAAATCTACTTCTAAACGGAAATTTGATACTACTGAAGGACTTTCTGctaaaataaagtaagttaTCTTGCTATAGTAATAAGAGTATTTAAAAGtagtttgtaaaaaatattttattataaagtaaaatttagaaCACCAACATGGTCAATGGTtatcatacaattattttgaattattatgtttcaatatattttgtatatatatacatatatgtaattttatgtttaatgggtatatatgtatttcaggaaagaaataaaatctgGTTTACCTCAAAAGGAGTTGTCATTTACTCCCATGAAAATGtaagtatttgtattaaaacatctttgttattgaattttatcagctcttttattgttataaaattaaaattgatacgAGTGataggttttttaataatggttGTAAAGAATGCTTATTGTAGAAATTTCACTTGTATTGTAggtatttatatgtaagagTGCTTTAATAAGGTATATATATCATTACAGGGGCATCACAGAAAGAAAAAGACTCCGACTCAGTATGGttgatgtaaaaaatacaCCAATTACACCAGATTAcagttcaaataaaaattctgaaAGTAGCAGCAGCGAAGATATACTTACATCATCAGAACGTCTTTTCAATCCACATGATACAATAGACCTTTCATCCGACATGAAGCAAACTGATAAGGATTATGTACGGATTTCTAAACAGGAGTATGAAGAAATCAAGAGCAGAGTTTCAGCCATAGAAACCCGATTATCCAGAGAATTCACAGATGTCATCCCTAAAGTACAACCACTACAACAAGTTCAAAATGTCTACGAACAAACCCTAGAAGACGTGGCAATGTTAAATTGTCCTGGTTCCGAGCATCTCGCTCGACGACTAAGCAAAGAACTGAAAATAAGACCCAAAGAAGAAGCCAAAATAATTCGTTCACCTAGTGCAAGAAAAATAGGCTCTATTAGACGTCGTTCcaaagaaaatttaactaaaattgtcCGACACAAATCATGGAATGTATCAACACATCAAGGAATTGATCGGTTTTATCCCTATGTTGGATTAAATCAAAGAGAATCAACCGCTAAACACAGTATTGATAGTAAAGATTCTGATTGGGAAGAAAATCTATCGGAAACTTCTTCACACAACGTTTCCAGTTCTAGTCAAAAGTATCATATGCGTAAACGTATAAGTTTAACCACAGATTATGGATCTGAGAAAATATCAACAAAATCTCGTCTGTTACCACGAAGATCACTCAATGTCATTTCAACTAGTCCAGATAATAGAAACACCCAAAGCCCAAATGGCAAAAATAACTACAGATCGAGCCACAGTCAAAACAAATATGTCAGTAAAGAACCTATGCAGCATAAGTGGAAAAGCGCTACGGCGTTTTTTATGGATAAAACTGGTGAATTGGAAGGCAATGGTACCTCGGGAAGACCTTCAGTAAACAAACTTCGTAAGCAAAACGCTGGTGCTGTTTTAGCTAAAGCGAAACTTTTTGAATCAAGTCAATCGGATAAATCATCTGATAGAAGTGACAATACCCAAAACTCAGTTTTTGCTCGGAAGCCTAGAATTCAAAATCAAGTGAAACCTCAGAAAACGATGACTACTAATTCAGATTTGGAGactagaatatttaaaagcagCATCAATAAAGAATCTCTCCAAACGTACAGACAATACAACCCCAACTTAGTTAAATCTAAAGAGGAAATTCATTCGCGGCCTGTAAGGGCAACACCAGTTAAAAAAGTTGTATCGCCACAGAAAACATCTCACACGCCcattttgaaaaaaacattatgtacTCCTAGGAGCTTGAGAACTCCTGCAAATTATGGTGAACagaaaaagtttaatacacCGCTCAAAGGAGTACATATTTCACCAAAAAGACGATCTCCCCGTCAAAGGCCAAATATAAATAGGCTTATTTAATAGTTCTTGTATTGGTTATGATTATAGTgcccttaaaattttaaagtttaagcTATTGGTCAatagttaatgtaaataatgtaattgttatgaaaataaatgaagaatcaatgagtttttgttttaataggtTGGTTGTTGAAAAGTCATTTTTTTCGTTTGTTCTAAATACGTCCTTAAACACTGTTGACAATGCGcgcaaaatttatatataaagatccATTGTTACTAtactatttcatatataaactGCAAATAGTAATTTGAGAAATTGATGCTAGAGACATTATTTCAATAACTACCTAATAGCAATTTGTTGGGACTTTATTGTTCCTTCACTCCCT carries:
- the LOC110994319 gene encoding uncharacterized protein LOC110994319, with translation MLISDGINHGKLQSIIVGELKKAGLKHRLKKIILKNVKNHKTLFGAPLMKVPSCSVICCGSTLSIPIVVSEMSSVLRANAHVEGLFRKAGSQTRQKDIKRLLDAGGCVSEGHHPIDVASVLKLYLRCLPEPLISAEVQDLLLRCRVTAGGDGMKSILHTLLLLPVLHVHLLHYIMELLNFISSRHKDNLMDSSNLAIVLAPSIMPLPAAATAQRLEHHVALVKIFIENSKHIGLLTDELMSQLDDDSDIHQVRRKKRRSGSLNRMLNGLRKMVSGNVNTPATVKEYDKTPVLNKSTSKRKFDTTEGLSAKIKKEIKSGLPQKELSFTPMKMGITERKRLRLSMVDVKNTPITPDYSSNKNSESSSSEDILTSSERLFNPHDTIDLSSDMKQTDKDYVRISKQEYEEIKSRVSAIETRLSREFTDVIPKVQPLQQVQNVYEQTLEDVAMLNCPGSEHLARRLSKELKIRPKEEAKIIRSPSARKIGSIRRRSKENLTKIVRHKSWNVSTHQGIDRFYPYVGLNQRESTAKHSIDSKDSDWEENLSETSSHNVSSSSQKYHMRKRISLTTDYGSEKISTKSRLLPRRSLNVISTSPDNRNTQSPNGKNNYRSSHSQNKYVSKEPMQHKWKSATAFFMDKTGELEGNGTSGRPSVNKLRKQNAGAVLAKAKLFESSQSDKSSDRSDNTQNSVFARKPRIQNQVKPQKTMTTNSDLETRIFKSSINKESLQTYRQYNPNLVKSKEEIHSRPVRATPVKKVVSPQKTSHTPILKKTLCTPRSLRTPANYGEQKKFNTPLKGVHISPKRRSPRQRPNINRLI